The following are from one region of the Cytobacillus firmus genome:
- the proC gene encoding pyrroline-5-carboxylate reductase, which yields MKKLAIAGAGSMAEALISGIVESRLITGSNIWVTNRCSREKLQSLQKAYGVQATYNLSELLNGADAVILAMKPKDAQEAINLIKPYLQEDMLIISVLAGVSIESIELLAEKKLPVVRAMPNTSAAVGKSASALSANERVTKEQMKAVRGIFNTVGKSAFVEEKQLDAVTGLSGSGPAYIYYLAEAMEKSAEEIGLEKGMAKEFIIQTLIGAAEMLARSAKDPEQLRKEVTSPGGTTEAGVKVLEANGVQEAFIECIKEATAQSRRLGQSFSSTVKI from the coding sequence ATGAAAAAATTAGCTATTGCAGGAGCAGGATCAATGGCAGAAGCGTTAATATCAGGAATCGTCGAAAGCCGGCTCATTACCGGCAGCAATATTTGGGTGACAAACAGATGCAGCAGGGAAAAGCTGCAATCCCTGCAAAAAGCCTATGGCGTTCAGGCCACTTATAATCTTAGTGAACTGTTAAACGGGGCTGACGCTGTTATTTTAGCGATGAAGCCAAAAGATGCTCAGGAAGCCATCAATCTCATAAAGCCTTATTTACAGGAAGACATGCTGATCATTTCCGTACTCGCCGGAGTTTCGATCGAAAGCATTGAACTTTTGGCAGAAAAAAAGCTGCCAGTCGTAAGAGCAATGCCAAATACATCAGCAGCAGTCGGAAAATCAGCAAGCGCCTTATCGGCTAATGAAAGAGTGACCAAAGAACAGATGAAAGCAGTAAGAGGCATTTTTAATACAGTGGGAAAATCAGCATTTGTTGAGGAAAAACAGCTGGATGCTGTAACAGGCCTGTCAGGCAGCGGACCGGCATATATTTACTATCTTGCGGAAGCTATGGAAAAAAGCGCGGAAGAAATCGGGCTCGAAAAGGGTATGGCGAAAGAATTCATCATCCAGACACTCATCGGGGCAGCCGAAATGCTGGCCCGATCAGCCAAGGACCCCGAGCAGCTTAGGAAGGAAGTAACAAGCCCTGGCGGCACCACTGAAGCAGGTGTAAAAGTGCTTGAAGCGAACGGAGTGCAGGAAGCTTTCATTGAATGCATCAAGGAAGCGACAGCCCAATCGAGGCGGCTTGGCCAAAGCTTCAGCAGCACAGTGAAAATTTAG
- a CDS encoding MBL fold metallo-hydrolase, with protein sequence MAKWKDGIAKIVIPTPFPVGDVNVYAVKGEKLTLVDAGPKTDEAWEALKSQLKELNLTPGDFEQVVLTHHHPDHAGLLDFFPDNLDVFGHPFNQRWLSRTDEFLKFHDEFYIKLFNEFGIPERYASFINKMKKTLRYSCNRTLTGELKEGSQPEGLNGWTVTETPGHAQSHIGLFREKDGVFLGGDHLLAHISPNPILEPPLPGNAERPKPQLQYNESLKKLRQLPISLFYSGHGEDITNVNGLISERLGRQHERAMKVKAWLESESLTVFEVCRRLFPKVYEKELSLTISETIAQLDYLHSIGEIYINKEDEAFLYSASKEVV encoded by the coding sequence ATGGCAAAATGGAAGGATGGTATTGCAAAGATTGTTATCCCGACACCTTTTCCTGTCGGCGACGTTAATGTATATGCAGTAAAAGGGGAAAAGCTGACTCTTGTCGATGCCGGGCCTAAAACGGATGAAGCATGGGAAGCTTTAAAATCCCAGCTTAAAGAGCTGAATTTAACTCCCGGTGATTTTGAACAGGTTGTTCTCACGCATCATCATCCCGATCATGCCGGACTGCTTGACTTTTTCCCGGACAATCTTGATGTGTTCGGGCACCCGTTTAACCAAAGGTGGCTGTCCCGTACTGACGAATTTCTAAAATTTCATGATGAGTTTTACATAAAACTGTTTAACGAATTTGGAATTCCTGAAAGGTATGCTTCCTTTATTAACAAAATGAAAAAGACTTTGCGCTATTCCTGCAATCGTACCCTGACAGGAGAGCTGAAGGAAGGCAGCCAGCCTGAAGGGCTTAACGGTTGGACGGTAACGGAGACCCCCGGGCATGCACAGAGCCATATAGGTTTATTCAGGGAGAAAGATGGTGTATTCCTTGGAGGAGACCATTTGCTTGCACACATTTCACCTAACCCTATCCTGGAGCCGCCGCTTCCCGGCAATGCGGAAAGGCCGAAGCCGCAGCTTCAGTATAACGAGTCTCTGAAAAAACTGCGGCAGCTGCCGATATCCCTTTTTTATTCCGGACATGGGGAGGATATTACAAATGTGAATGGGTTAATAAGCGAAAGGCTTGGCCGCCAGCATGAGCGGGCAATGAAAGTAAAGGCATGGCTCGAGTCCGAATCGCTCACTGTTTTTGAGGTGTGCCGCCGCCTTTTTCCGAAGGTTTATGAGAAGGAGCTTTCCCTGACCATTTCTGAAACAATCGCACAGCTTGACTATTTGCATTCAATAGGAGAGATTTATATAAATAAAGAGGATGAAGCATTCTTGTATTCCGCATCAAAAGAGGTGGTTTGA
- a CDS encoding SDR family NAD(P)-dependent oxidoreductase has translation MSDRLKNKNVIITGASGGIGAQMAVLCAERGANLVLLARSLDKLQELQADLRKRFSVDVHVYKLDVSDTDKVSAVFSEIIARSGHIDVLVNNAGFGVFREAHEAKVEEIKGMFDVNVVGLMACTSMVLPVMRKQRSGHIINIASQAGKMATPKSSVYSATKHAVLGYTNSLRMELADSNVFVTAVNPGPIETNFFTIADERGTYVKNVSKFMLKPEYVARKVVNAMLRPVREINLPRWMNAGSIIYALFPGLFEKIGKRAFNQK, from the coding sequence TTGTCAGACCGATTAAAAAATAAAAATGTGATTATCACCGGTGCATCAGGCGGAATTGGGGCCCAAATGGCCGTCCTTTGTGCCGAAAGGGGAGCAAATCTTGTCCTTCTTGCCCGCAGCCTTGACAAATTGCAGGAGCTGCAGGCAGACTTGCGGAAGCGCTTTTCAGTCGATGTACATGTGTATAAGCTTGATGTTTCAGACACTGACAAAGTTTCGGCTGTTTTTTCAGAGATCATTGCCCGGTCTGGTCACATAGATGTGCTTGTGAATAACGCCGGCTTCGGTGTTTTCCGCGAGGCGCATGAAGCAAAAGTTGAAGAAATAAAGGGAATGTTTGATGTAAACGTTGTTGGCTTAATGGCCTGCACGAGCATGGTGCTCCCAGTGATGAGGAAACAGAGGAGCGGCCATATTATTAATATCGCTTCACAGGCCGGCAAAATGGCCACACCGAAATCGAGTGTCTATTCCGCAACCAAGCATGCGGTTCTTGGCTATACAAACAGCCTTCGGATGGAGCTTGCTGACAGCAATGTATTTGTGACTGCAGTTAACCCCGGACCGATTGAAACCAATTTCTTTACGATTGCAGATGAAAGGGGCACATACGTGAAAAATGTCAGCAAATTTATGCTTAAGCCTGAATACGTGGCCCGCAAGGTAGTCAATGCCATGCTCCGACCGGTCAGGGAAATCAACCTTCCGCGGTGGATGAATGCGGGGAGCATCATCTATGCCCTTTTTCCGGGCTTGTTCGAAAAAATTGGAAAGCGCGCATTCAATCAAAAATAA
- a CDS encoding YolD-like family protein has product MIRDRGRIKWTSMMLPEHVKLLRDWAKEDTYEQKRELDEQKLEYMNEILSEAMEFQKNVTLTHYRGRNYELVIGSIHYWDDLGQKLHIVDRFEDIHRISINDIADARFTEE; this is encoded by the coding sequence ATGATTCGCGATCGGGGCAGAATTAAATGGACTTCCATGATGCTGCCGGAACATGTAAAGCTCTTAAGAGACTGGGCAAAGGAAGACACATACGAGCAAAAGCGGGAATTGGATGAGCAGAAGCTTGAATATATGAATGAAATTCTTTCAGAGGCAATGGAATTTCAAAAGAACGTCACACTTACACATTACAGGGGCAGAAATTATGAACTGGTCATCGGGAGCATCCATTATTGGGATGACCTTGGCCAAAAGCTTCATATTGTTGATCGGTTTGAGGATATTCACCGTATCTCCATTAATGATATAGCGGATGCCCGGTTTACGGAAGAATAG
- a CDS encoding CDGSH iron-sulfur domain-containing protein: MSKAQIKVMDNGSLRVTGDVELIDMDGNKFETKKTFSLCRCGRSLKIPFCDGTHKGTFQSCVRAEKTSDDKQ; this comes from the coding sequence ATGTCCAAGGCGCAGATTAAAGTAATGGATAATGGATCGCTGCGTGTAACAGGTGATGTAGAGTTAATTGATATGGATGGCAATAAATTCGAAACAAAAAAAACCTTTTCCCTTTGCCGCTGCGGGAGATCCTTGAAAATCCCATTTTGTGATGGCACTCATAAAGGAACTTTCCAATCCTGTGTCCGCGCGGAGAAAACCTCCGATGACAAGCAATAA
- a CDS encoding iron-sulfur cluster biosynthesis family protein gives MEITLTELAAEKLSGRIAGKDGFIKLKYDIDGCGCVVSGVAALWLVEELDEDDREIQTNTGSIYVEKSKEVFLDENLTIDFSEKANCFQLKSPNQYLNPRMSFIDKTK, from the coding sequence ATGGAAATAACATTAACTGAATTGGCGGCAGAAAAATTATCGGGACGGATTGCCGGCAAAGATGGATTTATAAAACTAAAGTATGATATAGACGGATGCGGCTGTGTGGTAAGCGGAGTGGCGGCACTCTGGCTTGTTGAAGAGCTTGATGAAGATGACAGGGAAATCCAAACAAACACCGGCAGCATATATGTGGAAAAATCCAAGGAAGTATTTTTGGATGAAAATTTAACGATAGACTTTTCAGAGAAGGCAAATTGCTTTCAGTTAAAAAGCCCGAATCAGTATTTAAACCCAAGAATGAGCTTTATTGATAAAACAAAATAA